A window of Candidatus Methylacidiphilales bacterium genomic DNA:
GCTCACCGTCCCCTTCCTCCAACCGATTTCCCTCGGTCCGCTTTCGGCCATCGGGGGAATGACCTTTGCCGCCCTCGGCTGGCAGATGGCCCGGCGCCAGTCCAAGCCCTGGTTGCCCGAGAGCATCCGCAAGATCGAACTCCCCGGCGCATCCTGGAAGGTGCTCCTGCTCACCTGCCGCAAAGTCCTGCAGTGGGGTCACCGGATCTGCCGCCCCCGTCTCCAGCGCTGGGTGGAAGGTGCGCGGATGGAACAGTTCCGGGGCATCCTCATTTGTCTCGCCGGCCTCCTCATGGCCATCCCCTTCTTCGGCGTGCCCTTCAACAACACACTCCCGGCCCTGGTCATCCTCTTCGCCTGCCTGGCCAACCTGGAGGACGACGGACTCATGATCCTGGTCGCCCTATTCTGGATGGTCCTGACCGTGCTCTATTTCGGCCTGATTTTCTGGATCGTGTTTTTTGTCGGCGAGGCCGCATGGGAATGGATGCGGGCCCACGGGCTGGGTTGGTTCGGGGATTTCGTCCGCCCGGAGAAGAACTAATCTAACTATCCTTTTGAGGGTAGAAAAGGGCCAGGGTCGCGGAGTAGCCGTGGGCGAAGGTGCGGCCGGCCACCGGGCCGATTTCCCCGTTGCAAAACAATCCTGCCGAGGGGTGCGCCCCCAGCGCATGGGCCAGCATGCGGGCGTCGTGGCCGGGCTCGCCAAAAAATCGGCTGCCCCGGCCGGTGCAGGTGAAGACGAGCGAGGCCATCGGGGTCCCCAATCGTTGCAGTTCATCGAGCATGCGGTGATAGTCGCTCTGGGCCGTGTCTTTTTCCCGCATCTGGTATTGCAGGGTCTGGCCGACACGCGGCCAGGCCCCGACCACCACCGCTCCGCTGGCCGGGTCTGCGGCCACGATGTTGCGCACCAGAAAATCCCCCGCTTGGAAGTCGTCGTGGTATTCGCTCATGGCCAGACCGGCAAAGATGTTGCCCTTGGCCCGCTCGCGCTCGGCTTCATCCATCGAACCAATGACTTCATTCAGGACCTCGTAGGCCGAACGCAATCCGAGTTGCAACACGACATGGTCCTGGGCCTGGGTGATGGTTAGCGGTTCGCCGATTGGTTTGCATCCCTGCGAGATGGCCGTGCGCATGATGAAATCGCCCTTGATGCCGATGGCCAGACCCCCTTCCCTGACCACTTCACCGTCGGCAAAAACCTGGATGCCCTGCGGGCCGAGGCGGCTGCTGGCCAGCCCCCCGACGCAGGGGATTCCGGGCCAGGCTTTGTTCCACGAATCCAGCCACGGATCCACCCCGAGGGCCAGGGGGTTGGCCAAAACAACCCAAGCTTTGACCTCGTCCGCCCGGGCTCCGGCCCTCCGGTGCCAGGCCTCCGGCGTCATGGAGGGCTCGGTCTGTTCCCGGCCGAACGCCATCGGAAAAAAAGTCGCGCCGGGCAAATCCAGAAACAAGAGCGCCGCCCCGGATTCTCCCTCGTATTCACGACCCGCACCGACCAGGCCCGCCGCGGTGCTGCCGAAGATGGAAGGCACATGGCCGTGAACCCGGACCAGATCGCAGAACGACTCCAATTCGGGCAGGTAATCCTCGCTGACAAAGGCAAAGGCCGCGCCGGCCCTGCCACCACAGGTGGCACGGAGTTGCTCGGCCGCAGTCCGGACCACGGCTTCGTCAAATACCCCATTGATGACCAGCGACGCCGCACTCACCCCACCAAAGTCGACGGGATTTACGAACCTGTCAATGACGCCCCAACCGCGATTCCGACCCCGGCCAGACGAACCGGCGGACGCCTACCCGCATCCCGGAAAGAGGTGCGGCATTTTTTCCTGCGCCAGCCGCAGGCTCTCCGGCATCAACTGGTAGCCCACATGACCCTGGCGGCACTCGGCGTAATGGGACCCTTTCCAGAGCCGGTGCACCCGGTGGATGGTCTCGGGCGGGGCGATCCGGTCGAAGGTCCCCGCCATGAGCAGGATGTTTTCCGGCGGGATGACCGGCTGGTGCCGGCCCGGGCAAACCAGGTGGCAATGGGGCGCCACCTGGTTGCGGGTGATCCCGCGCTGCCGCAATTGCCGCCGCAGGGTCAGCGTGGCCGGCGAGGCAAAAATGGCCTCCTCCACATCGACAATCGGCTCCAAGAGCCAGGCCGTGCTGACGGAGGTTTCCAAGTGGGCCAGGAGCCCGGCGATCCAGCCCCCGTAGCTGGTGGCCCACAGTCCGATATGGGGCACGCCGCGTGCGCGCAGGGCCCGGCAGACGATCCGCAACTCCACCACCGCCTGCCTCAGACCCTCGGCGGTGCGTATGAGGTTGGCGCTCAGGGCCATTTCCCCGCTCCATGCCCCCTTGGGACGTCGACCATAATGATAGGGAAGGTGGAAAAAGGCCGCACTCCAGCCGAGCCGGTTCAACTTCTGCGCCCACAGGCGGTAACCGACATCGCTGACCGACATGAACCCGTGCAGCATGAACATGACCGGGGAATCCCAGCCCTGCGGTCCGGGCCAGAGGTCGACATGGACGCGGTTGTTCTCCGGGCATTCGCTCGCCACCGGACTCTCGAAAACCACCGTGCCCCGTCCATCACGGAGATCCGGCAGGGGCGTTCCATCGGGGATGGCAAAGAAATCGGCCGGACCGCCCCCACTCCACCGGGAAAAGTAGGCATTCATTTGTTCCGCGTCATGCGCCCCGCTTTTGGCACGGAGTTGGAGGGCGTTGATCAGTCCGAAGGAAAGACCGTCCACCCCGATGGCCATGAGGTCCTTGATCGAATGGGCTCCGCTGCTCATGCGGGCTCCTGCCAGCGTTCTTGGGCCGTACGGGGTTCCAGACCCGGGTGGTAATCCGGTTGCTGCCGTAGCAACGTGTGCAGCGCGAACCAGGCGTCGCGAAGTCGCCCGTTCAAGTCCTCCCGCGCCGCCGCCGCATCCTTCGCGGGATCCAGACGCAGCTCCTCGCCGAAAGCCACCAACACTCGCGGACGTCTCCACAAACTCCACCATCGGTAAATCTGGTCGGTGCCCAGGATGACAGCCGGTCTCACCCCCACCCCGGCCATCTGGGCCAGGCTGGCCACACCCGCCGGCAGGGGCGCCCCCCCGAGGACCGAGGCAGCCCCGGAACGGATCCCCCCCTCGGGAAAAACAAAAACAATCCGGCCCGCCCTCAACCGCCGCACCGCCGTCCGCACCGCGCTTGTGTCCTGACGGTCGCGCGAAACCGGGAAGGCATCGCAGACATGCGTCAACACCCAGGCCGGAAGCGGGTGGGCAAAGAGCTCCCGCATGGCCATGAAATCCACCTTGCGCCGGGTGCAAACCCCGGCCACCGGGGGATCGAAGTGGCTGATGTGGTTACAAGCGATCAGATAGGGTCCGGCAGGCAGGCGGACCTCGGTGCAAACCCGCACCCGGGCCACGAGGCCGAAAACCAGCCAACAAACCGTTCGCGCCGCCCACCAAGACCAGGAGTCCCGAGTGGTCGGATGAGAAAGCAACGCGGCAGCCATACACTCCCAGGCAACTCCACCGGCTCAGACCCGTTCCCGGGGTTCGATCGAACCGAGGCCACGCATGGTGGCGTCGGTCACGGCACGGTAACGCCATTGGCCCGGCCAGTCCCGGTGGAGGATTTTGTCCAGCCGGTCCGCCCCCCCGGAAACCATCACCACCGGCTGCAGGGACGTTCCCGTGGCCTGGAGCAGGGGCAGGCGCTCGGCACTGGCGGCGATCAATCCCTCGATGACGGCGGAGAGCAAATGACCCCGCTGGGTCGCCAGCGTGATGCCATTGAACCGCCCCTGTCTTTGTTCGATCTGGGTGCGTTCCCCGGCCATGTAGGGTTCGAAGGTGACGCCTGCCGCCGCCTTGGGACCCACCCTGGCCAGCCGGTGCACCTCGGCCTGAAATTCCGCCAGCGGCATTTCCCGGAAAAACTGGTCCCGCACCCAATAAATGGAGGAAGCCGCCGCCGCCAGCGTGCTGACGGAAAGCCAGCGCCTGCCGATCCCCAGGGCCCGCGTCAACAGACGCTCGTGCGGGCGGGGCCGCTCGGTGCAGAGCGCCAACACATCGGTGGAACCCACGACGTTGAACAGGCGGCCGTGTTCGGCCCCGGCGTGGATCATGCCCGCACTCCCGTCCATGAGACCGGTCATGACGGGTGTGCCTTCCTTCAACCCAAATCGTGCCGCACCCGCGGCGTGAACCCGCCCGGCGATGACATCGGAATCCAGCACTTCGGGAAGAAGTCGGGAGTCCACCCCGAGGTTGTGACAAAGCTCCTCACTCCATCCGCCGAGTTTGAGGGTTTCGTAGAGTCCGCTGAACGAGGCATTGGAAGGATCAATGACCCGCGCCCCGGTCAGGTGGAGGTGCAGGAAGGTATTCAAATGGCCGATGGTGGCCGCCTTGCGCAGACGGGCCGGCTCGTGTTTCAGGTACCAGGCCCAGGTGGTCGAACTGATGCCCCCGGGGAAAGGGCGGCATCCGCACAGCTCCAGATGCCGCTTTTTGCCCAAACGAGATTCCAATTCCACGGCCTCGGCCACACTCCGACGGTCCTGGTGGGTCACCATCGGCGTCAGGGCGCGTCCGGTACGATCCATCGCCACCCAGGCCGGACACATCACCGCCAGGTTGATGGTCTCCACCTTGCGCACCCCGGAGCCGAGGGAACGGATGGCCTGCGCCACTGCGGCGAGCAGGGCCTCGGGATCGACTTCGACCCGCGATCCATGGCAACGCGAAGGGAAAAATGCCCGCGGCGATTCGCGCAAAAGGGTTTTGCCCCTCAGGATTCCAGCAATCACCGATGACGAACCAATATCCAAGCCGAGCATCGAACCGCGCATGATAAGCAAGCTACCCCGTCCCAAGGTTCGCTGGCAACGAACAACTTATACCATCCCGGCATCGCTCTTCGCCGACAGGGCCCAGGCTGCGGTAAAAATCGCCCCGTCCGCGTCTTTCCGTTGAAGACCGCGCCCGGGTTGGCTATGGTCCCCCCTCCATGACGCTGGCCGAGTCCTACGCCCAATGCACCGCCCTGGCCCGGTCGCACTACGAAAACTTCCCCGTTGGCCGGCTCGTCCCCGCTTCCATCCGGCCCCATGTTCATGCCGTCTACGCCTTCGCCCGCACCGCCGATGACATCGCCGACGAAGGTTACGACGACCCGCGGGTGCAAAACCGTCCAGCCACTGCCCCGAGCCCGGAACAGCGACTGGAGCAGATGACGTATTTCCGCGGCCAACTCGACCTGGCCCTGCAAGGAAAAGAAACCGACCCCCGCTTCGCCTGGATTTTCCTGGCCCTGGGCCACACCCTGAAAGAAATGAACCTGCCGTCCTCGCTTTTCTACGACCTGCTTTCGGCGTTTTCGCAGGACATCGTCAAACGGCGTTATGCGGACTTCCCGGAGGTGTTGGATTATTGCCGCCGCAGCGCCAATCCGGTCGGTCGGCTGGTCCTTTACCTGCATGGTTACCGCGAGGAAGCCCTGCACCTCCTGTCCGACCACATCTGCACCGGCCTGCAACTGGCCAATTTCTGGCAGGATGTTTCGGTCGACCTCGGGAAGGACCGCATCTACCTGCCCCGTGATTCGCGCGACCGTTTCGGCGTCAGCGAAGACCAGCTTTTCGCCGGCCACTGCAACGATGCCTTCCGTCAATTGCTTCGTTTCGAGGTCGACCGGGCCCAGGAGATCTTCGACCAAGGGGCCCCGTTGACCCGCCACCTCCATGGACTGCTGCGCTGGGAAATCCGCCTGACCTGGCTCGGAGGCACCACCATCCTGGAAAAGATAAGGCGGCAGGACTACGACACCCTGACCCGGCGACCCAAGATTCCCAAATGGGAAATGCTGGCCCTGGCCCCGCGTGCCCTCTTCAGTTGAATCCCATGGAATCCAACCAGTCCATCCACCAGATCACCCGCAAGAGCGGCTCCAATCTCGCCCTCTCCTTCGTTTCCCTCCCCCGGGAAAAGAAGGAGGCGATGTCGGTCTTTTACGCCTTCTGCCGCCTGGTCGACGACATCTCCGATGACAAAACGCGCCCGGTGTCGGTGAAACAAGCCGAACTGGAGCAATGGCGGGAGGAAATCCGTGCCTGCTACAAGGGCCAGCCCGCCACCGCGCACGGACGCGAACTCCAAAACATCATTCGCGCCCACCTCATCCCGCCGCAGCCCTTCCTCGACATCATCGACGGCGTGGAAATGGACCTGACCCTGAACCGCTACCGGACATTCGCCGAGCTCCACGAATACTGCTACCGGGTGGCTTCGGCCGTCGGTCTCGTCTCGATTGAAATCTTCGGCTACACCCGCCCGGCGGCCAAGGAATACGCCGTGGCCCTCGGCCTGGCCTTCCAGTTGACCAACATCCTGCGCGACGTCCGCTACGACCTGGTGACCTACGGGCGCATTTACCTCCCACTGGAGGAAATGGAGGCCTGTGGCGTTGTCGAGGCAGACCTGCTCTCGACCGAGCCGCACGCGGGCCGGACCCGTCTCTACCGGATGCAGTATTACCGGGCCCAGCATTTTTTCCACAAGGCCGCCCGGTTGCTTCCGCCGGAGGACAAGAAATCATTCATCGCCGCCGAGCTGATGACCGAGGTCTACCACCGCCTCCTGGCCAAGATCCGGGCCGCCGGGTTCCCGAATCCCGAAAAACCCATCCGCCTGAACAAATGGGAAAAGATCCTTGCCGTACAACATGCCCGCAACCACGGGGCCCGGGTCAACCGGACCGGGCTCGTCCCCCCACGGAAAGTCACGGTTTGGGGCGCCGGTTTCGCCGGCCTGAACGCCGCCCTCCAGGCCGGTCTCCACGGCCACATCCCCGAAGTGCTGGAAAGCAAGAGCTACGCCGGGGGACGCGCCCACAGCTTCAGCGACGCCCGCAGCGGCACCATCCTCGACAACGGCCAGCACATCTTCATGGGGTGTTACCCCAGTTGCCTCGAACTCTTCGATCTCCTCGGCGTTACGCACAAACTCGACCGCCAGGATGCCATCGAAGTTCCCTACCTTTCCGCCAACGGTGCCTCCGTCCTCAAGGCTTCCGCCGCCCCGGCCCCCTTCCATCTCCTATCCGCCCTTTGGAACTTCAAGGAGTTTTCCGCCCGCGACCGCCTGGCCGTCCTCGGCATGGGCCTGCGACTGCGCTTCGGCGGAGGTGCCGGTGACGCGGAAACCGTCGACCACTGGCTCAACCGGCTCGGCCAGTCCCCCGGCGCCATCCGCGCGCTTTGGGAACCCCTCTGCATCGCCGCCCTCAACGAACCCATCGCCAGTGCCTCCGCGCCTCTCTTCGAGACCGTCCTGCGACGATCGATCTTCGGCAACCGATCTGCCTCCAGCATCTACATCAGCCGGGTGGGTTTGAGTGACCTGTTGCTTCCAGAGGCCAGAATCTTCCTCGAATCCATCGGGGGTTCGCTCCATTTGGGCGAGGGTGTGCAAAGCGTGCGTTTTGAAGGGCGGCAGGTGGCCTCTGTCACAACGACACGTGGAAGGGAAATCACCGGGAGCGTCCACATCAGCGCCCTGCCTTGGTCGGCCCTGCGGGCCCTGTTGCCCGAATCCGGTCCCGGCCCCGCACAATTGGCCGGCCGCATCGCCGCAATCGAGGGCGCCCCGATCATCGCCGTCCATTTGTTCACCGACCGCCAGTTGATCAACCAACCCTTCGTTGGCTTCCTCGATTCCCCCCTGCACTGGATCTTCGACCGCAGCCATCAGGTGGATCCAGGAACGGCGGAAAAACTCAGCGGCCTTCCCGGGGCCGAAGGACGCCCGGTGGACACGGTCTTCCTATCCTCGGTCGTCATCAGTGCGGCCTACGAACTCGCCGCCCTCCCGACCCCGGAATTCCTCCTGCGGATGCGCGCGGAATTGGAACGGTTGATCCCGGAGGCACGCGGGATGCGCCTGCTCCATCACGTGGTCTACAAATCCAAGGATGCCACCTTCGCCGCGCGACCGGGTGTGGCTTCCGCCCGACCGGGTCCAACCACCGATTGGGAAAACCTTTTCCTGGCAGGGGATTGGACGGATACCGGCCTGCCCGCCACGCTCGAGGGCGCCGCTTGGAGCGGAAAAACCGCCGCCCGCTCGATCGACCCGGCGATCTCTCAGTAGGCCGATCCGGGCGGAACCACAGGCTTGGCGATGTCGATCAATTCGATATCGAAAATCAAGGTCGAAGCCGGGCCGATCGTCGGGGGTGAACCGCGCTCGCCGTAGGCCAGTCCCGGAGGAATGACGACCCGGAACTTCGAGCCGACCGGCATCAACTGCAGGATTTCCGTCCATCCCTTGATGACCTGGGTCAGGCCGAAGGAGGCGGGCTCGCCGCGCTTGTAGGAACTGTCGAACTCGGTGCCATTGATCAGCGTTCCCCGGTAGTGGACCAGCACCTTGTCCGACTTCTTGGGCTTGGCTCCCTCCCCCAGGGTGAGGATTTCGTATTGCAGCCCGCTGGCGGTGGTCTTGACCTCCTGGCGGCGGCCGTTTTCTTCCATGAAACGTTTGCCATCAACCATGTTCTGCAACCCCTCATCCAAGGCAAAGGCAGAGGAAACCAGGGAAAAAAGGAACAAGGGCAGGATCAGGCAACGGTTCATGAAATGATCTTGGCGGACCCTGCCGCGAACGGAAGGCAAAAAAACATCCACCACGATCACAGCTCGCGCCAGCCAACCACCTTGCCTTCGCGGAACATGACCTCGAAGGCATCGACCAAGTAGGTGTCGGTGATGGGTGTATAAACATCCCGGATGCAACGCCGTCCGTTGACAAAAACCACCTGGGGCGTGAAGGCAGGCACCACCCGCGACTCCA
This region includes:
- a CDS encoding exopolysaccharide biosynthesis protein; the encoded protein is MSHYDQTLQHLDHLATLNEEKNLSVGKALDELEISSFDFLCILLTVPFLQPISLGPLSAIGGMTFAALGWQMARRQSKPWLPESIRKIELPGASWKVLLLTCRKVLQWGHRICRPRLQRWVEGARMEQFRGILICLAGLLMAIPFFGVPFNNTLPALVILFACLANLEDDGLMILVALFWMVLTVLYFGLIFWIVFFVGEAAWEWMRAHGLGWFGDFVRPEKN
- a CDS encoding FIST N-terminal domain-containing protein, which encodes MSAASLVINGVFDEAVVRTAAEQLRATCGGRAGAAFAFVSEDYLPELESFCDLVRVHGHVPSIFGSTAAGLVGAGREYEGESGAALLFLDLPGATFFPMAFGREQTEPSMTPEAWHRRAGARADEVKAWVVLANPLALGVDPWLDSWNKAWPGIPCVGGLASSRLGPQGIQVFADGEVVREGGLAIGIKGDFIMRTAISQGCKPIGEPLTITQAQDHVVLQLGLRSAYEVLNEVIGSMDEAERERAKGNIFAGLAMSEYHDDFQAGDFLVRNIVAADPASGAVVVGAWPRVGQTLQYQMREKDTAQSDYHRMLDELQRLGTPMASLVFTCTGRGSRFFGEPGHDARMLAHALGAHPSAGLFCNGEIGPVAGRTFAHGYSATLALFYPQKDS
- a CDS encoding lysophospholipid acyltransferase family protein; its protein translation is MAAALLSHPTTRDSWSWWAARTVCWLVFGLVARVRVCTEVRLPAGPYLIACNHISHFDPPVAGVCTRRKVDFMAMRELFAHPLPAWVLTHVCDAFPVSRDRQDTSAVRTAVRRLRAGRIVFVFPEGGIRSGAASVLGGAPLPAGVASLAQMAGVGVRPAVILGTDQIYRWWSLWRRPRVLVAFGEELRLDPAKDAAAAREDLNGRLRDAWFALHTLLRQQPDYHPGLEPRTAQERWQEPA
- a CDS encoding FGGY family carbohydrate kinase, whose amino-acid sequence is MRGSMLGLDIGSSSVIAGILRGKTLLRESPRAFFPSRCHGSRVEVDPEALLAAVAQAIRSLGSGVRKVETINLAVMCPAWVAMDRTGRALTPMVTHQDRRSVAEAVELESRLGKKRHLELCGCRPFPGGISSTTWAWYLKHEPARLRKAATIGHLNTFLHLHLTGARVIDPSNASFSGLYETLKLGGWSEELCHNLGVDSRLLPEVLDSDVIAGRVHAAGAARFGLKEGTPVMTGLMDGSAGMIHAGAEHGRLFNVVGSTDVLALCTERPRPHERLLTRALGIGRRWLSVSTLAAAASSIYWVRDQFFREMPLAEFQAEVHRLARVGPKAAAGVTFEPYMAGERTQIEQRQGRFNGITLATQRGHLLSAVIEGLIAASAERLPLLQATGTSLQPVVMVSGGADRLDKILHRDWPGQWRYRAVTDATMRGLGSIEPRERV
- the hpnC gene encoding squalene synthase HpnC, which encodes MTLAESYAQCTALARSHYENFPVGRLVPASIRPHVHAVYAFARTADDIADEGYDDPRVQNRPATAPSPEQRLEQMTYFRGQLDLALQGKETDPRFAWIFLALGHTLKEMNLPSSLFYDLLSAFSQDIVKRRYADFPEVLDYCRRSANPVGRLVLYLHGYREEALHLLSDHICTGLQLANFWQDVSVDLGKDRIYLPRDSRDRFGVSEDQLFAGHCNDAFRQLLRFEVDRAQEIFDQGAPLTRHLHGLLRWEIRLTWLGGTTILEKIRRQDYDTLTRRPKIPKWEMLALAPRALFS
- the hpnE gene encoding hydroxysqualene dehydroxylase HpnE, with product MESNQSIHQITRKSGSNLALSFVSLPREKKEAMSVFYAFCRLVDDISDDKTRPVSVKQAELEQWREEIRACYKGQPATAHGRELQNIIRAHLIPPQPFLDIIDGVEMDLTLNRYRTFAELHEYCYRVASAVGLVSIEIFGYTRPAAKEYAVALGLAFQLTNILRDVRYDLVTYGRIYLPLEEMEACGVVEADLLSTEPHAGRTRLYRMQYYRAQHFFHKAARLLPPEDKKSFIAAELMTEVYHRLLAKIRAAGFPNPEKPIRLNKWEKILAVQHARNHGARVNRTGLVPPRKVTVWGAGFAGLNAALQAGLHGHIPEVLESKSYAGGRAHSFSDARSGTILDNGQHIFMGCYPSCLELFDLLGVTHKLDRQDAIEVPYLSANGASVLKASAAPAPFHLLSALWNFKEFSARDRLAVLGMGLRLRFGGGAGDAETVDHWLNRLGQSPGAIRALWEPLCIAALNEPIASASAPLFETVLRRSIFGNRSASSIYISRVGLSDLLLPEARIFLESIGGSLHLGEGVQSVRFEGRQVASVTTTRGREITGSVHISALPWSALRALLPESGPGPAQLAGRIAAIEGAPIIAVHLFTDRQLINQPFVGFLDSPLHWIFDRSHQVDPGTAEKLSGLPGAEGRPVDTVFLSSVVISAAYELAALPTPEFLLRMRAELERLIPEARGMRLLHHVVYKSKDATFAARPGVASARPGPTTDWENLFLAGDWTDTGLPATLEGAAWSGKTAARSIDPAISQ
- a CDS encoding FKBP-type peptidyl-prolyl cis-trans isomerase, yielding MNRCLILPLFLFSLVSSAFALDEGLQNMVDGKRFMEENGRRQEVKTTASGLQYEILTLGEGAKPKKSDKVLVHYRGTLINGTEFDSSYKRGEPASFGLTQVIKGWTEILQLMPVGSKFRVVIPPGLAYGERGSPPTIGPASTLIFDIELIDIAKPVVPPGSAY